The nucleotide sequence NNNNNNNNNNNNNNNNNNNNNNNNNNNNNNNNNNNNNNNNNNNNNNNNNNNNNNNNNNNNNNNNNNNNNNNNNNNNNNNNNNNNNNNNNNNNNNNNNNNNNNNNNNNNNNNNNNNNNNNNNNNNNNNNNNNNNNNNNNNNNNNNNNNNNNNNNNNNNNNNNNNNNNNNNNNNTAACAGTTCCCACAACCTCTTCTATGCGATCTGTGGCCGGTCTGAAAGCATCAGTTTCACTTTTGGACTGACCAAAAATAGAGTTTATGGTTGCACTCTTGCCAACACCTGTTTTCCCCAGGACTAGGATTCGAAGCGAGAAATTCAGTTCAGGTATACCAGAAGATTCTTGCTCCCTCGCTAGAGCTTTTGCCCTATCTTGCCTGAGCTTTACTGTTTTCAGTTCTGATTCCTCGGCTCGTATCAGCATGGCAAGGTGTACCCGATATAAAACCTTGGAGACTAGAATATTATTCTGTGACTGCCCAAACCTTTGAACAAGGCGTAAGAATTGCACTTGGAGGTCACCAATCTTTGCTAGTGGATTATGTTTCTTTCCGTTAAGATCAATACTTGACTGGTACAAGCTTTCAAGTGGAATTTGTTGCTGAGAGAGAGGAGGCTGAATTTCTACATCACCACTGGTTGAGCATGGTGTTTCCGAGCGTGTCACTGGTTCTGGTGCAGCAGGTGCGTGagctaaaaataaaagtgaaagctATTAgtcaaagaaaactaaaaaaataaataccaGCAAGAAGAGATAATTTTGAGAAGGATGAAATAATCAACCTAAATAGTTTCAGCAATTGGATCAAGTATCAGAAAGTAAAGTCCAATTCAAATTACAAAAGCAGTGGACATAGCAACGAAATCTACTGAAGCAATTCAGATCAAGTAACCTTATTGATATAAGGAGAAAAAAACAGTAACTGGCATAACGAGTATATGGTCATAAAGCATAGGAAGAGGTTAAGCAGGTCAGTTTAAGAGGTAAAAGATCATACAATGGTTATCCTCATACAATAATCTTGTTCTCATTGTTAAAAAAGATAATgtggaaaagaagagagagagatcatacAATGGTTATCCTCTTGTTCATGATGAGGGTCACGGAAAAAAGGGTCACTTCCCAAAAGAGGTCTAGATGATGCCATTGAGTTGGATAGAGCAAAAACCCAGTCTTTGAAGCCTTTCATTACTACCTATTCCAAGCagacacacacaacaaaaaagaacTACAAAGGGTTAACACACAgctccaaaaatcttaaagttGCATAGGGAAATATAACGCCATCTGCCTTCAATGCATCTCAATGAATCCAATTTCCCCAAACTCCATGTTCTATATAAGTGAGCTCATTGAAACCCAATAAACCTAAGACTCGAAATCAGTAAAAGTATTTGAGTAATTTGAACCCAAAAGAGAGAgctaaacaaaacatatttcattaCTAAAGCAATTGAACGAGCTTCAAAGAAGCACAACTTGGGTCAATAAGAAAAAGTAGAATCGGAGAAAAGCTCA is from Camelina sativa cultivar DH55 chromosome 20, Cs, whole genome shotgun sequence and encodes:
- the LOC104772394 gene encoding translocase of chloroplast 90, chloroplastic-like: MKGFKDWVFALSNSMASSRPLLGSDPFFRDPHHEQEDNHSHAPAAPEPVTRSETPCSTSGDVEIQPPLSQQQIPLESLYQSSIDLNGKKHNPLAKIGDLQVQFLRLVQRFGQSQNNILVSKVLYRVHLAMLIRAEESELKTVKLRQDRAKALAREQESSGIPELNFSLRILVLGKTGVGKSATINSIFGQSKSETDAFRPATDRIEEVVGTTFSVALDLQSSGEDLVYSFQGGTKLQTFKYNTTDLGVGLTSFGGKYYVGGKLEDTLLVGKRVKLTVNAGQMRGSGQTAHGGSIEACIRGRDYPVRNEQIGLTVTALSFNRELVLNWGLQTQLRPARGTNIDVNINMNNRKMGKINVKLNSSEHWEIALISALTMFKALVRRRKSETTKENEEEEL